The following proteins are encoded in a genomic region of Camarhynchus parvulus chromosome 4A, STF_HiC, whole genome shotgun sequence:
- the UPRT gene encoding uracil phosphoribosyltransferase homolog, producing MEAMPCQNQRLGPRPQDEPPAAATATASGGSRLIRFAEPSEDSGCPSPDSSSSSSNGVVAVAPVPAGEGGAPAIGPQLKLLPMNDQLRELQTIIRDKKSSRGDFVFSADRLIRLVVEEGLNQLPYTECTVTTPTGHKYEGVRFEKGNCGVSIMRSGEAMEQGLRDCCRSIRIGKILIQSDEETQRAKVYYAKFPPDIYRRKVLLMYPILSTGNTVIEAVKVLVEHGVQPSVIILLSLFSTPHGAKSIIQEFPEITILTTEVHPVAPTHFGQKYFGTD from the exons ATGGAGGCGATGCCCTGCCAGAACCAGCGCCTCGGCCCGCGGCCTCAGGATGAGCCGCCGGCGGCCGCCACGGCCACGGCGAGCGGCGGCTCCCGGCTGATCCGCTTCGCCGAGCCCAGCGAGGACAGCGGCTGCCCCAGCCcggacagcagcagcagcagcagtaacgGGGTGGTGGCGGTGGCGCCGGTCCCCGCCGGAGAGGGCGGCGCGCCGGCCATCGGGCCGCAGCTGAAGCTGCTGCCCATGAACGACCAACTGCGGGAGCTGCAGACCATCATCAGGGACAA GAAATCCAGTAGAGGAGACTTCGTATTTTCTGCTGATCGTCTG ATCAGACTCGTGGTTGAAGAGGGACTGAACCAACTGCCCTACACAGAATGTACTGTGACCACTCCTACAG GACACAAGTATGAAGGAGTCCGATTCGAAAAGGGAAATTGCGGGGTCAGCATCATGAGAAGTG gggAGGCGATGGAGCAGGGCCTGCGGGACTGCTGCCGCTCCATCCGCATCGGGAAAATCCTGATCCAGAGCGACGAGGAGACGCAGCGAGCCAAGGTGTACTACGCCAAGTTCCCCCCCGACATCTACAGGAGGAAAGTGCTGCTCATGTACCCGATCCTGA GTACTGGGAACACGGTCATCGAGGCTGTCAAAGTGCTCGTGGAACACGGGGTCCAGCCCAGCGTCATCATCCTGCTGAGCCTCTTCTCCACACCTCACG GTGCCAAATCCAtcatccaggaattcccagaaatcACCATTTTAACTACAGAAGTGCATCCTGTTGCACCAACACACTTTGGACAGAAGTATTTTGGGACAGACTGA
- the ZDHHC15 gene encoding palmitoyltransferase ZDHHC15, giving the protein MALWRGLRCCRRAFAWLPVLLIALLLLWSYYAYVCELCLVTVSNPVEKVAYLVVFHILFVLFVWTYWKSVFTLPIQPGKKFHMSYADQERYENEERPEVQRQILAEIARKLPVYTRTGNGGIRFCDRCQLIKPDRCHHCSVCAMCVLKMDHHCPWVNNCIGFSNYKFFLLFLAYSLLYCLYIAATVFKYFIKYWTGELTNGRSKFHILFLLFVAVMFFVSLMFLFGYHCWLVSRNRSTLEAFSAPVFQNGPDKNGFNLGFVKNLQQVFGEEKKLWLLPIASSQGDGHFFPMRTLSEARNPLLTNEEQWEEDGIDEEPQGSGEASSLAIERET; this is encoded by the exons ATGGCGCTGTGGCGGGGGCTGCGCTGCTGCCGCCGCGCCTTCGCCTGGCTGCCCGTGCTGCTCATCgcgctgctcctgctctggtcCTACTACGCGTACGTCTGCGAGCTCTGCCTCG tgacTGTGAGCAACCCTGTGGAGAAAG tggCCTATCTTGTAGTATTCCATATTCTCTTTGTGCTCTTTGTGTGGACATATTGGAAGTCTGTTTTCACTCTCCCAATACAACCAGGCAAAAAG TTCCACATGTCCTACGCTGACCAGGAGCGCTACGAGAACGAGGAGAGGCCCGAGGTGCAGCGGCAGATCCTCGCCGAGATCGCCAGGAAGCTGCCGGTGTACACGAGGACAGGGAATGGAG GGATTCGGTTCTGTGACAGATGCCAGCTGATCAAACCTGACCGTTGTCACCACTGCTCTGTTTGTGCCAT GTGTGTGCTAAAAATGGATCATCACTGTCCATG GGTGAATAACTGCATTGGATTTTCTAACTACAAATTCTTTCTACTGTTCTTAGCCTATTCTTTGTTGTATTGCTTGTATATTGCTGCAACAGTCTTCAAGTATTTCATTAAGTATTGGACA GGTGAGCTGACCAATGGACGTTCCAAATTTCacatccttttccttctctttgtggCAGTCATGTTCTTTGTGAGCCTCATGTTTCTGTTTGGCTACCACTGCTGGCTGGTCAGCAGGAACAGATCCACTCTAG AGGCTTTCTCAGCTCCAGTGTTTCAAAATGGCCCAGATAAAAATGGATTCAATCTTGGCTTTGTGAAGAATCTCCAGCAAGtgtttggggaagaaaaaaagctctgGTTGCTGCCTATTGCCTCTAG CCAGGGGGAtggacattttttccccatgagaACCTTGAGTGAAGCTCGGAACCCTCTCCTGACAAATgaggagcagtgggaagagGATGGAATAGATGAAGAGCCTCAGG GTTCTGGTGAAGCCTCATCCCTTGCCATAGAAAGGGAGACATAG